From the Methanocaldococcus fervens AG86 genome, the window CGTGTTTTGGCATAGGTCTATTTTTAACGATTTCTTTAAATTTCTTTAATAAATCTTCGTAATTCTTTAAAGAAACTCCTCTCCCCTCACAGCATTCACAAACATCATCCTCTCTCTTTCCAATTCCATAAGATTTTATAAATTCATTCCCTTTTTCAGTAAATTCTATTCCTTCACCTATTTTTACTAACCCCTCTTCTTCTAAAACTCTTATAATATCAGCAACTAAGGGTAATGGCTCTTCGCTTAAATCAACAATCTTCCAAAAATCGCTTGATGTTAAAATAGCTGACAACACGTTTTCCACTGACTTGTCATATACTGGAATCTCTGATTTCGCTCTGACCTTCTCTAAAATTTTTTCCATCATTTCACCTCTTTTAGTAAGACTTCGCTGTTATATTATTTACTTAAAAGTAGTTTATATGTCTTTAGGAAAAGTTATTAAAAGTTTTAAAATCTTATTTTAGGTATTTTCTATAGCAAGCTCCTTGCCCTATTCCTTCGTTGATAGCCACTTCTATCCATTCTATGTTGGAAAAACCAAGATTTTTTAACCTATCTGCTATCTCATTGGCAAAATATATTGCCAGATCTTCAGCAGTGGTTGATGGAATAGGCAATAAAATAACATCTTCAACAGGAATACTGTATTCTTTATTCTCATATTTAAAGTATAATGCCTTATCTCTCAGCTCATAATAAACATTCTCATGATTCTTTGGGAGTATTAATTTGTGGTCTAACTTATCACAAATCTCTTTTACAATCTTTTTAACTATCTTAAAATCGCAAACAAATTTAAATTCTCCAGCCCTTTCTCCACAAAGTTTTACATCGACATAATAGGAATGCCCATGTATCACTCCACAAGAAGGATGTCCAAATACAATATGGGCAGAAGAAAACCTAAAACCAGCATGTAGTCCATTTAGTTCTAACATCATTATTTTACACCTTTTTTATTTTTAAAAATTTTAGTAAAATTTAAAAAATTTAATTAATTTTAGTTTTTCTCTTCAAATAATTGACTAAACCTCCAGCATTTAAAATTTCTCTTTCCAGACCTTTTGGAGCTTCACACTTTATTGTTTTATCTTTATCAATTATTTTAATTTCTTCTTTATCCAAATCAATCTCAACAACATCTCCATCTTCAATTTCATCGGTATTAGCTATTATTGGGATTAATCCAACGTTGATGGCATTTCTGTAAAATATTCTTGCAAAGCTTTTGGCTATAACCGCCTTAATTCCACAGTATTTTATTGCTATCACAGCCTGCTCTCTACTTGAGCCACATCCAAAGTTTTCTCCAGCGACAATAACATCTCCTTCTTTAACTTTTTTTGGAAAATCTTCATCAATTCCTGCCATACAGTGGGAAGCTAACTCATAGGGATCTGTGGTTCTCAAATATGGCCCCGGAATTATCGCATCGGTATCAACGTCATCTCCAAATTTGTGGACTCTTCCTTTGATAACCATTTTATCACCAATTTTATTTAATGCTTAAAATCTCTTCATGTAACGCTTTTAAAACCTCTAAATAATCAACTTCCCCATTTTCAATTTTGTCCATAATCTCTTCCAACTCCCTCGTTCTCTCTTCAGATATTAGATTAGGATAATTGTTTATTAAATAATTATAAACTTCAGTTCCTAACTTTGTTGGGATTAACTTACCTTTGTTTTTGCTTTTAGTCACATATCCTCTATCTAATAACTTTTTAATTATTTGGGCATAAGTTGAAGGCCTTCCAATGCCCCTCTCTTTCATCAATTTAACAACTTCTCCCTCATCATACAATGGAACTTTTGGAATTTTTGTAATCTTCTTCTCCAATATTTTTAAAGAGTTTTTCTCAACCTTTGGAAGCTTTTTTAACTTTAAGTTATAAATTTTGCTCCATCCATCAAATTTCACATCTATGTAGCCTTCAATCTTTTCATCCAAATCTTTTATATATATCTCCTCATATTCCACAACTGCCTCTTTCATCTGAGAAGCCAAAAATCTTCTAAATATCAAATCATAAACTTTTATATGATTTTTGGTTAATTTTATATTGCTCTCTTTCAAAAACTCAATAAGCTCCTCTGTATCCATTGGTTTTGTAGGTCTTATACATTCATGAGCCCCTTCCATGAAGTATTCTCTATTTTTTAGGTAATCTTCTAAGTTATTTAGCTTTAAATACTCCTTAGCCACTCTCATTCCATCCAACGATACCCTTGTTGAACTTGTTCTGTGGTAGGTGGTTAAGCCCAGCTCAAATAATTCTTGAGCTATAGCCATCACTTCATCAGCACTCAGCCCAAATCTCTTCGTAGCTTCCTCCAATAATGTATCTGTTGTGAATGGTGGGAGAGGAGATATCTCCTTATCATAAATATTAACTTCAACTTCAACCTCATCTTTATTAAATTCCTCTTCCCAAATTTTTCCAACGTATATGTCATTTTCTAATCTCAAAGATAAGTAAGGAACTTTTATTTTATGCTCGTTGTATCTCTCTATAATCCATCCCAATACTGGCGTTTGAACCCTACCGGCTGAGAGGTAATTTTTATTAAACACCTCCCAAAGTTTTTGACTCAATCTAAATCCAATCCATCTATCTTCTATCCTCCTAACTATCTGACCTTTAACTTTGTTTTCATCTAAGCTAAGCTCCTCTCCTTTTTTAAATGATTCTACTGCCTTTAATATAGCTCTCTTAGTAATCTCATTAAATCCGACTCTATAGATATTTTTGTTAAATGGAAGAGCATTTAAAGCAATATCGTAGCCGATTTTTTCCCCCTCTGTATCAATATCTGTTGCTATGAATATGGCATCAACCTCATCTGCAATCTCTCTAATAATCTCTATATTTTCCTTTGCATCCATTGCATTTACTCTCTCTCCTCTCTCCATTAGCTGTTTTATCAACTTTTCAAAGTTCTTCTGGTCTGTAAATTGCTCTCCATTCACTTTTTTAATTGAGGCGTATATTGGAATATACAGGTTGTTATCTATTTTAATTCCATAAAATCCTTCTTTTGTAACTAAATCAAACACATGCCCCCCACTTGCAGTTATAATTAAGTTTAAGTCTCCAATACAAACCTCATATATGTTCCTGTTGTTTATCTTCCTAACAGATGGCTTTCCGAAGAAATTAGCTATAGTTCTTGCCTTATTTGGGCTTTCTACAACCATTAAAACAGATTTTAATAAATCTGGAACTTTACCTTTAGCCCTTCCTAATTTTATCTTCTCCCTATCTTCATCAATCTTTTTAATTAGCTCTTCTAAGTTTATTTCATCAATCTTCCTAAATTCACTTTCATACATAAACAGCATATACTTTTTTAGAGCTTCAAAAATCTCCTTCTCATCCACCAAAACAATACTTGCCCCTTTAGTTAAACCAAACTCTGTCATCCTTGAAGTTCTTCCGGAAGCTTGGATATAGGTTTTTACATCTGGAATTAATAACAAATACTCTCCATCTTCTTTTCTTAATGAAAAATTCTTTATCTTTAATTTTTCAACGATTATCTCTCTAATCTCCTCTTCCGTTTTTCCTTCAATGTCAATATCTTCCTTTAACTCCCCTTTTTCTTTTAAACTGTTTATATATTCTTTTAATCTAATTTTAAACTTTGGAATGCCGTAAAATATGGCATATCTAACTCTTTCTGGCATATCTAAACCTCTAACTAAAACTCCATAGTATGAGGCAACACCAATTAAAACATCTATCTCCCCATTTCTAAAGTCATCAAAACCTTTTTTGTCCTTTGAATGAATTAGTTTTGCCTTAATATTATTTTTTAATAAAAACTTCTCAATTTCTTGAGCTTTTTCAACACCGTAATCAATTGATACAAATACAATTCCTCCAGAGCCAAATAATTTTACATATTCCAAAATTTTTTCCTTGCTAAATTCTTCGTCATAAATATCAGCAACATCCCTAAGCTTATTCATTCCAAACCCTATTTCAAAATCTAAAAGCTCTCTATAGAGTTTAACTCTATCCCCATAGCTTTTTCCAGTAGCAGAGGCGATAATTAAACATCCGTGATTTATTTTAGATATTTTTTTCTTTAAAAATTCTCTCTTTTTTAATGCACTCTCTATTTTACCAATTTTTATTAAATAAATTATCTTATAAGCTTCGTTTATAATTTCATCATCAAATCCTAACAGCTTCAAAGTTCTATCAATGTTTTTTGAGGCTTTTAATAAAGCATCAACGTCATCAACAAAGATGAAATCAAATACGTTATTTGGCATGTTTTTAGCTAAAAAGTTGGAGGTTGTTATTAATATATCGTAATCGTTGTTATCTATTCTCTCTTTCGCTTCTTTCTTCTCTTTTGTTGATAACTCTGAATGATAGGCAACAACTTTAACATTTAAATTATTTTTTTCTATTAGAGATATCATTTTTTCGTAAGTTTGCTTAACTAAAAGTGTTGTAGGTAAAATTATATAGCATTTCTTTCCTTTTTTTGATAAAAATAAGCTCATCAATATACCAAAAAAGCTCTTCCCCACACCTGTTGGAGCAACAATTGAGAAGCTTTTATTTTTTAAAACCCTCTTTGCCCACATCTTCTGTATACTTAAAAGTTCAAATCCCAAATCTTTTACAAATTCCTCAAATTCTTTAAATTCATTCCAAATATTGCAGTAATTTTTTAAATTTTTTAATGTCTTTTCTTCTCTAAGCTTCTCACATAGTTTTAACTTTTCAAAGGCCTTTTCTTCTTTTAAACATTTTTCGCAAACCCCAATTTCCAATCTTTTACTCGTTATCTCTCCATTACAGTTTGGACACATCTCTTTATATATCATCGGTATCATAAGTAACACCAACATGAAAATCCTTATAAGTTATTTAATTATTATTTTTAATGTTGATTTGGCATGAAAGGATTTAAAAAGTTTTTGCCTGAAACTTTAGTTATTCAAAATTAAAGAATTTAAACATTACATTAAACTTTAAGATAGTGGGAGTATGGGATTTTTAGAGGATAAAAAAAGGACTTTGATGAATTTGGAACTTGCTATAAGAGAAGGTTTGGTAGATGAGGAGATAATACCAATATTAAACAAAATTAATGGGATTGACAGCTATTATACAACATCCAGCTGTATTGGCAGAGTAGGAATAATGGAAATCCCAAAAAATAAGAATCCAAAATTATATTCGAGATGGCTTGGAAAATGGCACCATTACGCTAACTATGAGGAGATGTTTAACGCTTTAAAAAATAGAAAAGAGGGGTATATAGTTTTTGTTATGAACTCTCCCATACTGCATATTGCATGTAAAGATATAATATCAGCGAAAAAAATGCTTGAATTGGCTATACACTCTGGATTAAAAGCTTCATCTATAAAATCAATTTCAGATAGAAGGATTATTGTTGAGATTTTAACAACCTATAAGGTAGATGCTCCAATAGGTGAAGATGGAAGATTATTTGTTGATGAAAACTATCTAAAGTTTTTGTTAGATTATAGCAACTCAAAACTTAAAAAGGCGAGAGAAATTTTGATGAGATGGGCTAATAGGTTAGATGAGCT encodes:
- a CDS encoding 6-carboxytetrahydropterin synthase QueD, which codes for MMLELNGLHAGFRFSSAHIVFGHPSCGVIHGHSYYVDVKLCGERAGEFKFVCDFKIVKKIVKEICDKLDHKLILPKNHENVYYELRDKALYFKYENKEYSIPVEDVILLPIPSTTAEDLAIYFANEIADRLKNLGFSNIEWIEVAINEGIGQGACYRKYLK
- the hacB gene encoding homoaconitase small subunit produces the protein MVIKGRVHKFGDDVDTDAIIPGPYLRTTDPYELASHCMAGIDEDFPKKVKEGDVIVAGENFGCGSSREQAVIAIKYCGIKAVIAKSFARIFYRNAINVGLIPIIANTDEIEDGDVVEIDLDKEEIKIIDKDKTIKCEAPKGLEREILNAGGLVNYLKRKTKIN
- the rgy gene encoding reverse gyrase, whose translation is MIPMIYKEMCPNCNGEITSKRLEIGVCEKCLKEEKAFEKLKLCEKLREEKTLKNLKNYCNIWNEFKEFEEFVKDLGFELLSIQKMWAKRVLKNKSFSIVAPTGVGKSFFGILMSLFLSKKGKKCYIILPTTLLVKQTYEKMISLIEKNNLNVKVVAYHSELSTKEKKEAKERIDNNDYDILITTSNFLAKNMPNNVFDFIFVDDVDALLKASKNIDRTLKLLGFDDEIINEAYKIIYLIKIGKIESALKKREFLKKKISKINHGCLIIASATGKSYGDRVKLYRELLDFEIGFGMNKLRDVADIYDEEFSKEKILEYVKLFGSGGIVFVSIDYGVEKAQEIEKFLLKNNIKAKLIHSKDKKGFDDFRNGEIDVLIGVASYYGVLVRGLDMPERVRYAIFYGIPKFKIRLKEYINSLKEKGELKEDIDIEGKTEEEIREIIVEKLKIKNFSLRKEDGEYLLLIPDVKTYIQASGRTSRMTEFGLTKGASIVLVDEKEIFEALKKYMLFMYESEFRKIDEINLEELIKKIDEDREKIKLGRAKGKVPDLLKSVLMVVESPNKARTIANFFGKPSVRKINNRNIYEVCIGDLNLIITASGGHVFDLVTKEGFYGIKIDNNLYIPIYASIKKVNGEQFTDQKNFEKLIKQLMERGERVNAMDAKENIEIIREIADEVDAIFIATDIDTEGEKIGYDIALNALPFNKNIYRVGFNEITKRAILKAVESFKKGEELSLDENKVKGQIVRRIEDRWIGFRLSQKLWEVFNKNYLSAGRVQTPVLGWIIERYNEHKIKVPYLSLRLENDIYVGKIWEEEFNKDEVEVEVNIYDKEISPLPPFTTDTLLEEATKRFGLSADEVMAIAQELFELGLTTYHRTSSTRVSLDGMRVAKEYLKLNNLEDYLKNREYFMEGAHECIRPTKPMDTEELIEFLKESNIKLTKNHIKVYDLIFRRFLASQMKEAVVEYEEIYIKDLDEKIEGYIDVKFDGWSKIYNLKLKKLPKVEKNSLKILEKKITKIPKVPLYDEGEVVKLMKERGIGRPSTYAQIIKKLLDRGYVTKSKNKGKLIPTKLGTEVYNYLINNYPNLISEERTRELEEIMDKIENGEVDYLEVLKALHEEILSIK
- the taw3 gene encoding tRNA(Phe) 7-((3-amino-3-carboxypropyl)-4-demethylwyosine(37)-N(4))-methyltransferase Taw3 produces the protein MGFLEDKKRTLMNLELAIREGLVDEEIIPILNKINGIDSYYTTSSCIGRVGIMEIPKNKNPKLYSRWLGKWHHYANYEEMFNALKNRKEGYIVFVMNSPILHIACKDIISAKKMLELAIHSGLKASSIKSISDRRIIVEILTTYKVDAPIGEDGRLFVDENYLKFLLDYSNSKLKKAREILMRWANRLDELK